One region of Eupeodes corollae chromosome 1, idEupCoro1.1, whole genome shotgun sequence genomic DNA includes:
- the LOC129938528 gene encoding uncharacterized protein LOC129938528 translates to MAKHHLTFNLIIINFILSSMICFCYGNCDITPPEQQPGVDDFIDNISAHYKNEIQIIEAQLSQMQYSFQKQLTVVEYNQELVAKTSRQLESRMRSTATLNYKTKLCIQHFMSNVTMENLNIQTKLRTCVDTARTNSKTIADNVKNQIRNSRTQLQELVNTDLVLCRKNNANNMQKLLECVREKLKVREVNIQNMLKAAVRDIASCMCRSDILAVTAQECSFLFILEMYTLLSEIVSNINTCIGERLLEIK, encoded by the exons ATGGCTAAACATCAtctaacatttaatttaattattattaatttcatattaagtTCCATG atatgtTTTTGTTATGGAAACTGTGATATTACACCTCCTGAACAGCAACCAGGAGTAGATGATTTTATTGATAATATATCGGCGcactacaaaaatgaaatacaaattattgaagCGCAGCTTTCCCAAATGCAGTATTCTTTTCAAAAGCAACTCACTGTCGTGGAGTACAATCAAGAGTTAGTTGCTAAAACAAGCAGACAACTAGAATCCCGCATGAGAAGCACAGCAACGCTTAACTATAAAACCAAACTATGTATTCAACATTTTATGAGCAATGTAACGATGGAGAATctgaatattcaaacaaaattgcgCACGTGTGTTGATACTGCGCGAACTAATTCAAAGACAATAGCTGACAATGTGAAGAATCAAATAAGAAATTCCAGAACTCAGTTACAAGAGCTCGTTAATACTGATTTGGTATTATGCCGGAAGAATAATGCAAACAACATGCAAAAACTACTTGAATGTGTTAGAGAAAAG cTTAAGGTTCGtgaggttaatattcagaatATGCTGAAAGCAGCTGTAAGAGATATTGCAAGTTGCATGTGCAGATCTGATATTTTAGCAGTGACCGCACAAGAATGTTCGTTTCTTTTTATTCTGGAAATGTATACGCTCTTATCGGAAATTGTTTCAAACATAAACACATGTATTGGCGAAAGATTgctagaaataaaataa